One Spiribacter halobius DNA segment encodes these proteins:
- a CDS encoding cytochrome C oxidase subunit IV family protein, with amino-acid sequence MASEQAEHAQQHPIRIYLIIWGLLFVLSVFSYLVDYAGFEGLLKWTLITLFMLLKAGLIVAVFMHMIWERLAIICAVLIPPGVLLVLMALMALEANYTLFTRLRFFLQ; translated from the coding sequence ATGGCCAGCGAACAGGCAGAACACGCGCAGCAGCATCCGATCCGCATCTATCTGATCATCTGGGGGCTGCTGTTCGTGCTCAGCGTCTTCTCGTACCTGGTGGACTACGCCGGCTTCGAGGGGCTGCTGAAGTGGACGCTGATCACCCTGTTCATGCTGCTGAAGGCAGGGCTGATCGTCGCGGTGTTCATGCACATGATCTGGGAGCGGCTCGCGATCATCTGCGCGGTGCTGATCCCGCCCGGGGTGCTGCTGGTGCTGATGGCCCTGATGGCGCTGGAGGCGAACTACACGCTGTTCACGCGCCTGCGCTTCTTCCTGCAGTGA
- a CDS encoding c-type cytochrome produces MVLAIVLLLLVLGSIAFYFLSPWHLTPLASNWAAVDTTIQITFVVTGLVFAAVNLFLVYAIVRYRYRRDRRALYEPENKRLEAWLTGLTTVGIAALLAPGLFVWERFIAVPEDAQRVEVVGQQWHWSFRFPGEDGELGRVSTRLISEENPFGMDPEDPRGRDDVLVQSPRVRLPVDQPVQALLRSKDVIHNFQVAQFRAKMDLVPGHVSYVWLTPTRTGEFEILCAELCGIAHFAMRGMVEVVEPAEFEAWLAEQPTWGEMMARPEPDLQAGREHYATCVACHGEQGGGNRQLNAPALGGQDAWYVSRQLQNFRAGIRGQNPDDPYGGQMTAFARQLEDRAAIADLAAYIESLPVADPEPTVSGDPERGRRLYRTCAACHGADGQGHHAFNAPRLAGMSDWYLVRQLEHFKVDVRGAHAEDFYGNQMAHMARMLVDDEAVRDVVAYINTLPRRSGTEVAAAGGRDE; encoded by the coding sequence ATGGTCCTCGCCATTGTCCTGCTGCTGCTGGTCCTCGGCTCCATCGCCTTCTACTTCCTGAGCCCCTGGCACCTCACGCCCCTCGCCTCCAACTGGGCAGCGGTGGATACCACCATCCAGATCACCTTCGTGGTGACGGGGCTCGTCTTCGCTGCGGTCAACCTCTTTCTGGTCTACGCCATCGTGCGCTACCGCTACCGGCGGGATCGGCGGGCGCTCTACGAGCCGGAGAACAAGCGGCTCGAGGCCTGGCTCACCGGGCTCACCACCGTGGGCATCGCCGCGCTGCTGGCGCCGGGGCTGTTCGTCTGGGAGCGCTTCATCGCCGTGCCCGAGGACGCGCAGCGGGTCGAGGTCGTGGGGCAGCAGTGGCACTGGAGTTTCCGCTTCCCGGGCGAGGACGGGGAGCTCGGACGCGTGAGCACGAGGCTGATCAGCGAGGAGAATCCGTTCGGCATGGATCCGGAGGATCCCCGCGGCCGGGACGACGTGCTCGTGCAGAGCCCGCGCGTGCGCCTGCCGGTGGACCAGCCGGTGCAGGCGCTGCTGCGCTCGAAGGACGTCATCCACAATTTCCAGGTGGCGCAGTTTCGCGCCAAGATGGATCTGGTCCCGGGCCACGTGTCCTACGTGTGGCTCACTCCCACGCGCACCGGGGAGTTCGAGATCCTCTGTGCCGAGCTCTGCGGCATCGCGCACTTCGCCATGCGTGGGATGGTGGAAGTGGTGGAGCCGGCGGAGTTCGAGGCCTGGCTCGCCGAGCAGCCCACCTGGGGCGAGATGATGGCGCGCCCGGAGCCGGACCTGCAGGCCGGGCGCGAGCACTACGCCACCTGCGTCGCCTGCCACGGGGAGCAGGGGGGCGGCAACCGGCAGCTAAACGCGCCCGCCCTCGGCGGCCAGGACGCCTGGTATGTGAGCCGCCAGCTGCAGAATTTCCGGGCCGGCATCCGCGGCCAGAACCCGGACGACCCCTACGGCGGGCAGATGACCGCCTTCGCCCGACAGCTCGAAGACCGCGCCGCCATCGCGGATCTCGCGGCCTACATCGAGAGCCTGCCCGTGGCCGATCCCGAGCCGACGGTGAGCGGCGATCCGGAACGCGGGCGGCGGCTGTATCGCACCTGTGCGGCCTGTCACGGTGCCGACGGGCAGGGCCATCACGCCTTCAACGCGCCCCGACTTGCCGGCATGAGCGACTGGTATCTGGTCCGTCAGCTGGAGCACTTCAAGGTGGATGTCCGCGGCGCCCACGCCGAGGACTTCTATGGCAATCAGATGGCGCATATGGCGCGGATGCTGGTGGATGACGAGGCCGTGCGGGACGTCGTCGCCTACATCAACACGCTACCCCGGCGGTCCGGTACCGAGGTGGCAGCCGCCGGGGGGAGGGACGAGTGA
- a CDS encoding LysR family transcriptional regulator — MNLNFNQLRSFLLVAEEGNLTRAAARRHSTPSAVTAHLQQLEARLGVVLFERGHSGMRLTEAGEHLLPAARRVLAAARELADAAATLTGDNATRSISLGLNAPPEHLHVGRIMTVGARGTPPLVIHLESSMSERIIADVAAGRLDAGFAYGAVEEPALAREPLGQRRLRIAAPAGYPIEHFPDDPAERAALPWIWPGVAGCPFRRLMPEILGASAADANIINRVDGEESIRALVRAGMGFGLLEERYAQEAADDGGLKLLAPAWEIPLGLVYRADRAAEPGIAALRAAVREAWQQVSEGEDEARAPASWQIRA, encoded by the coding sequence ATGAATCTCAACTTCAATCAGCTGCGGTCGTTCCTGCTGGTGGCCGAAGAGGGCAATCTCACCCGGGCGGCGGCGCGCCGGCACAGCACGCCCTCCGCGGTAACCGCCCATCTGCAGCAGCTGGAGGCGAGGCTCGGGGTCGTGCTCTTCGAGCGCGGCCACAGCGGCATGCGGCTGACCGAGGCTGGCGAGCACCTGCTGCCGGCGGCCCGCCGCGTCCTGGCCGCGGCCCGGGAGCTGGCAGACGCGGCCGCCACCCTCACCGGGGACAACGCCACGCGCAGCATCTCCCTCGGCCTCAATGCACCGCCCGAGCACCTCCACGTCGGCCGCATCATGACCGTCGGCGCCCGGGGCACCCCGCCGCTGGTGATCCATCTGGAGTCGAGCATGAGCGAGCGGATCATCGCCGACGTCGCGGCCGGGCGCCTGGACGCGGGCTTTGCCTACGGGGCGGTGGAGGAGCCGGCGCTCGCCCGGGAGCCGCTCGGGCAGCGGCGCCTGCGCATTGCGGCGCCGGCGGGTTACCCGATCGAGCACTTTCCGGACGATCCGGCCGAGCGTGCCGCGCTCCCCTGGATCTGGCCCGGCGTGGCCGGCTGTCCGTTTCGCCGGCTCATGCCGGAGATTCTCGGTGCAAGCGCCGCCGACGCCAACATCATCAATCGTGTGGACGGCGAGGAGAGCATTCGTGCGCTGGTGCGCGCCGGGATGGGGTTCGGCCTGCTGGAGGAGCGCTATGCGCAGGAAGCGGCGGACGACGGTGGCCTGAAGCTGCTGGCGCCGGCCTGGGAGATACCGCTGGGCCTCGTTTACCGGGCGGATCGGGCCGCGGAGCCTGGCATCGCGGCCCTGCGCGCGGCGGTGCGGGAGGCGTGGCAGCAGGTGTCAGAGGGCGAGGACGAGGCGCGTGCCCCTGCGTCGTGGCAGATCAGGGCCTGA
- the sufD gene encoding Fe-S cluster assembly protein SufD produces the protein MEALAETKSVYLEEFEGRGAAGPQWLSALHRRGIDAFEARGFPGPREEAWRKMKLRPVTDDHFRAVEAAGTVPQALAERLGDVGEGYRLVFVDGHFDAGLSDLDDLPAGLTVTPISAYSDAAPQRLAELLGARADIDGHPFAALNTAFFVDGAFVHAARGALVEKPVIVVHVTTPDADRRAVYPRLAVRVEPGAEVRVVERYIGDDQAGTLICPVSELAADEDAVLDYSRLQEDGIASMNIGTVNLAAARNTSVRGAFVGTGACIARLDLTADLEGPGGEIDCNGIYLTDGKQFQDYHNWFNHRAEHCYSRQRFKGILQGRSETVFDGLVKVFEGAQKTDAEQENRNLVLGKMALAHSNPRLEIFADDVRCTHGSTVGELDEQALFYLRTRGIGARGAKGMLTLAFAGEIVDMFKVPGVRDHVRRVLMERLAVEDASIGDIL, from the coding sequence ATGGAAGCACTGGCAGAAACCAAGAGCGTCTATCTCGAGGAGTTCGAGGGGCGCGGCGCCGCGGGTCCCCAGTGGCTGAGTGCCCTGCACCGGCGCGGCATCGACGCCTTCGAGGCCCGCGGATTTCCGGGTCCCCGGGAAGAGGCCTGGCGCAAGATGAAGCTGCGCCCGGTCACGGACGACCACTTCCGCGCCGTGGAGGCCGCCGGCACGGTGCCCCAGGCGCTGGCGGAGCGCCTCGGTGACGTCGGCGAGGGCTATCGCCTGGTGTTCGTGGACGGGCACTTCGACGCCGGCCTGTCGGATCTGGACGACCTGCCCGCCGGGCTCACGGTCACGCCGATCAGCGCCTACAGTGACGCCGCCCCGCAGCGGCTGGCGGAGCTGCTGGGCGCCCGCGCGGACATCGACGGGCATCCCTTCGCGGCGCTGAACACGGCCTTCTTCGTCGACGGCGCCTTTGTCCATGCCGCCCGCGGGGCGCTGGTGGAGAAGCCGGTGATCGTGGTCCACGTCACCACCCCCGACGCCGACCGCCGCGCGGTGTATCCGCGGCTCGCGGTGCGCGTGGAGCCGGGTGCCGAGGTGCGTGTCGTGGAGCGCTACATCGGCGACGATCAGGCCGGCACGCTGATCTGCCCGGTGAGCGAGCTCGCCGCCGACGAGGACGCAGTGCTCGACTACAGCCGCCTGCAGGAGGACGGCATCGCGTCGATGAACATCGGCACGGTCAACCTCGCCGCGGCGCGCAACACCTCCGTGCGCGGCGCCTTCGTCGGCACCGGCGCCTGCATCGCGCGGCTGGACCTGACGGCGGATCTGGAAGGCCCCGGCGGCGAGATCGACTGCAACGGCATCTATCTCACCGACGGCAAGCAGTTCCAGGACTACCACAACTGGTTCAACCACCGTGCCGAGCACTGCTACAGCCGCCAGCGCTTCAAGGGCATCCTGCAGGGCCGCTCGGAGACCGTGTTCGACGGTCTGGTGAAGGTCTTCGAGGGCGCCCAGAAGACCGATGCGGAGCAGGAGAACCGCAACCTGGTGCTGGGGAAGATGGCGCTCGCCCACTCCAACCCGCGTCTCGAGATCTTCGCCGATGATGTCCGCTGCACCCACGGCTCCACGGTGGGGGAGCTGGACGAGCAGGCGTTGTTCTACCTGCGCACCCGCGGCATCGGCGCCCGCGGCGCCAAGGGTATGCTGACGCTGGCCTTCGCCGGCGAGATCGTGGACATGTTCAAGGTGCCCGGGGTGCGTGACCACGTCCGCCGCGTGCTGATGGAGCGGCTCGCGGTGGAGGATGCGAGCATCGGAGACATCCTATGA
- a CDS encoding heme-copper oxidase subunit III family protein yields MAAGPNPHGTTLEPGLKGLVADWSSDQRAFKGVPWGKAMMWIFLLSDTFVFACFLVGYMTVRIATAEPWPNASEVFALTVGGEHVPLLLIAIMTFVLISSSGTMALAVKYGYERNRRATAMLLVLTAVLGATFVGMQAFEWTKLIHEGVRPWGNPWGAPQFGAAFFLITGFHGTHVSFGVLFLVIMAVKVARGALDDQRPGFLTGRRGRYEMVETLGLYWHFVDLVWVFIFAFFYLW; encoded by the coding sequence GTGGCTGCTGGACCCAACCCTCACGGCACGACGCTGGAGCCCGGCCTGAAGGGGCTCGTCGCGGACTGGTCGTCGGACCAGCGGGCCTTCAAGGGCGTGCCCTGGGGCAAGGCGATGATGTGGATCTTCCTGCTCAGCGACACCTTCGTGTTCGCCTGCTTCCTCGTGGGCTACATGACGGTGCGCATCGCCACCGCCGAGCCCTGGCCGAACGCCAGTGAGGTGTTCGCCCTCACCGTCGGCGGCGAGCACGTGCCGCTGCTGCTCATCGCCATCATGACCTTCGTGCTCATCAGCAGCAGCGGCACCATGGCGCTGGCGGTGAAGTACGGCTATGAGCGCAACCGCCGCGCCACGGCCATGCTGCTGGTGCTCACCGCCGTGCTCGGCGCCACCTTCGTCGGCATGCAGGCCTTCGAGTGGACCAAGCTGATCCACGAGGGCGTGCGGCCCTGGGGCAACCCCTGGGGGGCGCCGCAGTTCGGCGCGGCGTTCTTCCTGATCACCGGCTTCCACGGCACCCACGTAAGCTTCGGGGTGCTGTTCCTCGTGATCATGGCGGTAAAGGTCGCCCGCGGGGCCCTGGACGACCAGCGGCCGGGCTTCCTCACCGGTCGGCGCGGGCGCTACGAGATGGTGGAGACCCTGGGCCTGTACTGGCACTTCGTGGATCTGGTGTGGGTTTTCATCTTCGCCTTCTTCTACCTGTGGTAG
- a CDS encoding SUF system Fe-S cluster assembly protein — MSATADVERLRGEIVAALRCVYDPEIPVDIYELGLIYGLEIDEDGFVDVTMTLTSPACPVAGQMPGMVKAAVEQVAGVNAAEVELTWDPPWTQERMSEAARLQLGFF, encoded by the coding sequence ATGAGCGCCACGGCCGATGTCGAGCGCCTGCGCGGGGAGATCGTCGCGGCCCTGCGCTGCGTCTACGACCCCGAGATCCCCGTCGATATCTACGAGCTCGGCCTGATCTACGGCCTCGAGATCGACGAGGACGGCTTCGTCGACGTCACCATGACCCTCACCTCCCCCGCCTGCCCGGTGGCCGGCCAGATGCCCGGCATGGTGAAGGCCGCCGTGGAGCAGGTAGCGGGCGTCAACGCCGCGGAGGTGGAGCTCACCTGGGATCCGCCCTGGACCCAGGAGCGAATGAGCGAGGCCGCCAGGCTGCAGCTGGGGTTCTTCTGA
- a CDS encoding aminotransferase class V-fold PLP-dependent enzyme → MSTRPVDVTTAGGALEVARLREDFPVLARPMNGQRLAFLDSAASAQKPQAVIDAERRCYEEYYANIHRGVYALSQRSTQAYEGVRKTVQRFLNAPDEREVVFTRGTTEGINLVAQSFARPRLQPGDEVLITGMEHHSNIVPWQLVTEATGAKLVVVPVTDRGEVDLDEYRRLLGPRTKMVAVVHVSNTLGTINPVTDMTRLAHEAGVPVLVDGAQSAPHIPVDVQAMGCDFYAFSGHKTYGPSGAGVLWGRFEHLSAMPPYQGGGDMIRTVRFEGTEYAAPPQRFEAGTPNIAGTIALGVGLEYIESVGRERIAAHEQELLAYADERLAEIEGLRVIGTAPEKAGVISFVLKGAHPHDIGTILDMEGVAIRAGHHCTQPLMERYGVAATARASFGLYNDRDDVDALVRALHRVKEFFG, encoded by the coding sequence ATGAGCACACGCCCGGTGGATGTGACCACGGCCGGCGGCGCCCTCGAGGTCGCCCGGCTGCGCGAGGACTTCCCGGTCCTGGCGCGGCCCATGAACGGCCAGCGTCTGGCCTTCCTCGACAGCGCCGCCAGCGCGCAGAAACCGCAGGCGGTGATCGACGCCGAGCGGCGCTGCTACGAGGAGTACTACGCCAACATCCACCGCGGCGTATACGCGCTCTCCCAGCGCTCGACCCAGGCCTACGAGGGCGTGCGCAAGACGGTGCAGCGCTTCCTCAACGCCCCGGATGAGCGCGAGGTGGTGTTCACCCGCGGTACCACCGAGGGCATCAACCTGGTGGCCCAGTCCTTCGCCCGGCCGCGCCTGCAGCCCGGGGACGAGGTGCTCATCACCGGCATGGAGCACCACTCCAACATCGTCCCCTGGCAGCTGGTCACCGAGGCCACCGGTGCGAAGCTGGTGGTGGTGCCGGTGACCGATCGGGGCGAGGTGGACCTGGACGAGTACCGGCGCCTGCTCGGGCCGCGTACGAAGATGGTCGCCGTGGTGCACGTCTCCAATACCCTCGGCACGATCAACCCGGTCACCGATATGACCCGCCTTGCCCATGAGGCGGGCGTCCCGGTGCTGGTGGACGGTGCCCAGTCGGCGCCGCACATCCCGGTGGACGTGCAGGCCATGGGCTGCGATTTCTACGCCTTTTCCGGGCACAAGACCTACGGGCCCTCCGGCGCCGGCGTGCTCTGGGGCCGGTTCGAGCATCTCTCGGCCATGCCCCCCTACCAGGGCGGCGGCGACATGATCCGCACGGTGCGCTTCGAGGGCACGGAGTACGCGGCACCGCCCCAGCGCTTCGAGGCGGGCACGCCCAACATCGCCGGCACCATCGCCCTCGGCGTGGGCCTCGAGTACATCGAGAGTGTCGGCCGGGAGCGTATCGCCGCCCACGAGCAGGAGCTGCTCGCGTATGCCGACGAGCGGCTGGCCGAGATCGAGGGGCTGCGGGTGATCGGCACCGCGCCGGAGAAGGCCGGGGTGATCTCCTTCGTGCTCAAGGGCGCGCATCCGCACGACATCGGCACCATCCTCGACATGGAGGGCGTGGCCATTCGCGCGGGGCACCACTGCACGCAGCCGCTGATGGAGCGCTACGGCGTGGCGGCCACGGCGCGCGCCTCCTTCGGCCTGTACAATGACCGCGACGACGTGGACGCCCTGGTCCGTGCCCTGCATCGCGTGAAGGAGTTCTTCGGCTAG
- the ctaD gene encoding cytochrome c oxidase subunit I codes for MVQRAHDAVSHVPPAETEDMELVHPHSFVTKYIWSQDAKVIAIQYGLTATAIGLVALVLSLLMRLQLGFPNTFSLIDPSSYLQYVTMHGMIMVVYLLTALFLGGFGNYLIPLMCGARDMAFPYLNMLSFWVYLLAVLILVASFFVPGGPTGAGWTLYPPQAITPGSPGTDWGIVLMLLSLAVFIAGFTMGGLNYVVTVLQMRARGMTLMRLPLTIWGIFMATVLALLAFPALFVAALMMLLDRGLGTSFFLPEMLVAGEPSDSTGGSPLLFQHLFWFFGHPEVYIVALPAFGIVSDLIATHARRNIFGYRMMVWAIIAIGALSFVVWAHHMYVSGMSPGFGFLFATTTLIIAVPTAIKVYNWVLTLWHGNIRLTVPMLFAIGFIFTFVNGGLSGLFLGNVTVDVPLSDTYFVVGHFHMVMAVAPILVIFGAIYHWYPKITGRMLNDTLGQVHFWITFLGTYAIYYPMHFIGLEGVPRRYYAYGETAFISDSVQGLNAGITVAAITVAAAQLLFLFNLAWSLRHGREAGPNPWRATTLEWQTPDTPPRHGNWGDELPVVYRWPYDYSVPGAKEDFIPQNVPPEGVEPAGTAPDTPAGGRP; via the coding sequence ATGGTGCAGCGGGCCCACGATGCCGTATCCCACGTGCCGCCGGCGGAAACCGAGGACATGGAGCTGGTCCATCCGCACAGCTTCGTCACGAAGTACATCTGGAGCCAGGACGCCAAGGTCATCGCGATCCAGTACGGCCTCACGGCCACGGCCATCGGCCTGGTGGCGCTGGTGCTGTCGCTGCTGATGCGCCTGCAGCTGGGGTTCCCGAACACGTTCTCGCTCATCGACCCGAGCAGCTATCTGCAGTACGTCACCATGCACGGGATGATCATGGTGGTGTACCTGCTCACCGCGCTGTTCCTCGGCGGGTTCGGCAACTACCTGATCCCGCTGATGTGCGGTGCCCGGGACATGGCCTTCCCCTACCTCAACATGCTGAGCTTCTGGGTCTACCTGCTGGCGGTGCTGATCCTGGTGGCGAGCTTCTTCGTGCCGGGCGGGCCCACCGGCGCCGGCTGGACGCTGTACCCGCCCCAGGCCATCACGCCGGGGAGCCCGGGCACGGACTGGGGCATCGTGCTGATGCTGCTCTCGCTCGCCGTGTTCATCGCCGGCTTCACCATGGGCGGGCTGAACTATGTGGTCACGGTGCTGCAGATGCGCGCGCGGGGCATGACCCTGATGCGCCTGCCGCTGACCATCTGGGGCATCTTCATGGCCACGGTGCTGGCGCTGCTCGCCTTCCCGGCGCTGTTCGTGGCCGCGCTCATGATGCTGCTGGACCGCGGCCTCGGCACGAGCTTCTTCCTGCCGGAGATGCTGGTGGCGGGCGAGCCCTCGGACAGCACCGGCGGCAGCCCGCTGCTCTTCCAGCACCTGTTCTGGTTCTTCGGTCACCCGGAGGTGTACATCGTCGCGCTGCCGGCCTTCGGCATCGTCTCCGACCTGATCGCCACCCACGCGCGGCGGAATATCTTCGGCTACCGCATGATGGTCTGGGCGATCATCGCCATCGGTGCGCTGAGCTTCGTGGTCTGGGCGCATCACATGTATGTGAGCGGCATGAGCCCGGGCTTCGGCTTCCTGTTCGCCACCACCACGCTGATCATCGCGGTGCCGACGGCGATCAAGGTCTACAACTGGGTGCTCACCCTCTGGCATGGCAACATCCGCCTGACCGTGCCCATGCTGTTCGCCATCGGCTTCATCTTCACCTTCGTCAATGGCGGGCTGAGCGGGCTGTTCCTCGGTAACGTCACCGTGGACGTACCGCTCTCGGACACCTACTTCGTGGTCGGCCACTTCCACATGGTGATGGCGGTGGCGCCGATACTGGTGATCTTCGGGGCGATCTATCACTGGTACCCGAAGATCACCGGGCGCATGCTCAACGACACCCTGGGGCAGGTGCACTTCTGGATCACCTTCCTCGGCACCTATGCCATCTACTATCCGATGCACTTCATCGGCCTCGAGGGCGTGCCGCGGCGCTACTACGCCTACGGCGAGACGGCGTTCATCTCCGACTCGGTGCAGGGCCTGAACGCGGGCATTACCGTTGCCGCCATCACCGTGGCGGCGGCCCAGCTGCTGTTCCTGTTCAACCTTGCCTGGAGCCTGCGCCATGGGCGCGAGGCAGGACCCAACCCCTGGCGGGCCACGACGCTCGAGTGGCAGACCCCGGACACGCCGCCGCGGCACGGCAACTGGGGTGACGAGCTGCCGGTGGTCTACCGCTGGCCCTACGACTACAGCGTGCCCGGGGCGAAGGAGGACTTCATCCCGCAGAACGTGCCGCCGGAGGGCGTGGAGCCCGCCGGGACGGCACCCGACACGCCCGCGGGAGGCCGGCCATGA
- a CDS encoding cytochrome c oxidase subunit 3, producing MTVTLVFLALLMAGFAGWLVSQSVNVRPWVAGPLAAEAVPPERVLRTGRLGLAVFLAVVTSLFALAISAYLMRMEHGADWRALPEPGLLWVNSACLVLASLALQRAWGSAARGGGRELKRSLAVGGALTVLFVAGQLLAWRQLVDAGYYLTANPANAFFMFLTALHAAHLIGGLLVWARLLRRARAGTTTPTQLAEGVGLCALYWHYLLLLWAILFALLLAT from the coding sequence ATGACCGTCACGCTGGTCTTTCTCGCCCTGCTCATGGCCGGGTTTGCGGGCTGGCTGGTGAGCCAGTCGGTGAACGTGCGCCCATGGGTCGCCGGACCGCTGGCGGCGGAGGCGGTGCCCCCCGAGCGCGTGCTGCGCACCGGCCGGCTTGGGCTCGCGGTGTTTCTGGCGGTGGTCACCTCGCTGTTCGCACTGGCCATCAGCGCCTACCTCATGCGGATGGAGCACGGCGCGGACTGGCGCGCGCTGCCCGAGCCCGGGCTGCTGTGGGTGAACAGCGCCTGCCTCGTGCTCGCGAGCCTGGCGCTGCAGCGGGCCTGGGGCTCGGCGGCCCGGGGCGGCGGCCGTGAACTGAAGCGCAGCCTGGCGGTGGGAGGGGCACTGACCGTCCTGTTCGTGGCCGGGCAGCTCCTCGCGTGGCGCCAGCTCGTTGACGCCGGCTACTACCTCACCGCCAACCCGGCGAATGCCTTCTTCATGTTCCTGACGGCGCTGCATGCCGCGCACCTGATCGGCGGGCTGCTGGTCTGGGCGCGGCTGCTCCGGCGCGCCCGCGCGGGGACGACGACGCCGACGCAGCTCGCCGAGGGCGTTGGCCTCTGTGCCCTGTACTGGCACTACCTGCTGCTGCTCTGGGCGATCCTCTTCGCCCTGCTGCTCGCTACCTGA
- a CDS encoding helix-turn-helix transcriptional regulator codes for MTQRGTEAFADILDGLYASAIEGRPWAMDAIRGWVGTDCANVCLINADNVVYGGACSALTASDRVTYLEQWAADDAPARAMLEHPRRVCTDTQALPRRSLEATDAFQGFYEPLGIAHQGLAKASLPGGRLVGISVQNGWRAGPIPPAALERAARLTAHLRRAVHLANTLALARGRVAASDQLLAQWRVGLLRCRPDGRVLDMQGAVEALLRASGPALRLEAGRLRLGERGANRRLAELLSDPHRRAGSRGDSLTLASVQGGQALELTILADGADADAEARLVMIRDASGPDRVDLDHLRQRLALTRVEAEVLGHLMMGRDVAAIAEMRGCTLATIRSYLKTLRRKLACSSQAQLVALGWRSIGFCPSAR; via the coding sequence ATGACGCAGCGCGGCACGGAGGCATTCGCCGACATTCTCGACGGGCTCTACGCGAGTGCCATCGAAGGCCGACCGTGGGCCATGGACGCCATCCGTGGGTGGGTCGGCACCGACTGCGCGAATGTCTGTCTGATCAATGCCGACAACGTGGTCTATGGCGGGGCCTGCTCGGCTCTGACGGCAAGCGACCGGGTCACGTACCTGGAGCAGTGGGCCGCTGACGATGCCCCTGCCCGCGCCATGCTCGAGCACCCGCGGCGGGTCTGCACCGACACGCAGGCCCTGCCGCGTCGGTCGCTGGAGGCGACCGACGCCTTTCAGGGGTTTTACGAGCCCCTTGGCATCGCGCATCAGGGCCTCGCCAAGGCGTCCCTGCCCGGGGGCCGCCTGGTTGGCATCAGCGTGCAGAACGGCTGGCGGGCGGGTCCGATCCCGCCCGCGGCGCTGGAGCGAGCCGCCCGGCTGACCGCCCATCTGCGCCGCGCCGTGCACCTGGCCAACACACTGGCGCTGGCGCGCGGGCGGGTGGCAGCGTCGGATCAGCTGCTCGCGCAGTGGCGTGTGGGACTGCTCCGTTGCCGGCCGGACGGCCGGGTGCTGGACATGCAGGGTGCGGTAGAGGCGCTGTTGCGAGCCTCGGGGCCGGCGCTGAGACTCGAGGCCGGCCGCCTGCGGCTGGGCGAGCGGGGAGCGAACCGTCGGCTCGCCGAACTGCTAAGCGACCCGCATCGCCGGGCCGGTTCCCGTGGCGACAGCCTGACCCTGGCCTCGGTGCAGGGCGGTCAGGCCCTGGAACTGACGATCCTCGCCGACGGCGCGGACGCTGACGCCGAGGCGCGGCTGGTGATGATCCGCGACGCCTCCGGCCCCGACCGCGTCGACCTCGACCACCTGCGCCAGCGACTGGCCCTGACCCGCGTCGAGGCCGAGGTACTCGGCCACCTGATGATGGGGCGCGACGTGGCAGCCATCGCCGAGATGCGCGGGTGCACGCTGGCGACGATCCGCTCCTACCTGAAGACGCTGCGCCGCAAGCTGGCCTGCTCGAGCCAGGCGCAGCTGGTGGCGCTTGGCTGGCGCAGCATCGGGTTCTGCCCCAGCGCGCGCTGA
- a CDS encoding DUF1127 domain-containing protein, producing the protein MITKSEHCVQRIQTPKRQGDSGRMRRALGWLRAGLARRRTRARLRADLTRLDAHLLRDIGVRREDLVREAYRPFWRE; encoded by the coding sequence ATGATCACGAAGAGCGAACACTGCGTTCAGCGGATACAAACGCCGAAGAGGCAGGGCGACAGCGGGCGGATGCGGCGGGCCCTGGGGTGGCTTCGTGCCGGCCTGGCCCGCCGCCGCACCCGCGCCCGCCTGCGAGCCGACCTCACGCGCCTGGACGCCCACCTGCTGCGGGACATCGGCGTGCGGCGGGAGGACCTCGTACGGGAGGCCTATCGGCCCTTCTGGCGGGAGTGA
- the sufU gene encoding Fe-S cluster assembly sulfur transfer protein SufU: MSDLRELYQEVILDHNKRPRNFHPVEPHSHEADGYNPLCGDKVTIQLRLDDAGRIEDIGFQGDGCAISTASASIMTEMLKGHTVDEARETFDRFHHLVTDDDAQPDPSLGKIGVLAGVRDYPMRVKCATLAWHTLQAALEERESVSTE, from the coding sequence ATGTCCGATCTGCGCGAGCTCTACCAGGAGGTCATCCTGGATCACAACAAGCGGCCGCGGAACTTCCACCCGGTGGAGCCGCACTCCCACGAGGCGGACGGCTACAACCCGCTCTGCGGGGACAAGGTCACCATCCAGCTGCGGCTGGACGACGCCGGCCGCATCGAGGACATCGGCTTCCAGGGCGATGGCTGCGCCATCTCCACGGCCTCCGCCTCGATCATGACGGAGATGCTCAAGGGGCATACCGTGGACGAGGCCCGGGAGACCTTCGACCGCTTCCATCATCTGGTCACCGACGACGACGCCCAGCCCGACCCCTCTCTGGGCAAGATCGGCGTCCTGGCCGGCGTGCGCGACTATCCCATGCGCGTCAAATGCGCCACGCTCGCCTGGCATACGCTGCAGGCGGCCCTTGAGGAGCGCGAGAGCGTCAGCACGGAGTAG